ACAAGCTGCACCTGGGTGACCTGCTCAAGAAGGGCGACACCAAGGCCAACGTGATGCTCCAGCCGGGCGATGTGATCATCATCCCCGAAAGCATGTTCTGACGAAGGGTCGGCAAGCCAGATGAACGAAGTCTTCGAAGAACTCCGGGCAGCGGCCTACTCCGCCTGGCACCGCAAGTGGCTGGTGCTGGCGGTAGCGTGGGGCGTGTGCGTGCTGGGCTGGATGGCCGTGGCGATGGTGCCCAACAAGTACGAATCTAGCGCGCGGATCTACGTCCAGCTCGACGACGTTCTGACCGACCAGCTCAACATCGCCAACGGCGGCAAGGACCAGATTGCCCGTGTCCGGCAGACCTTGGCAAGCGCGGTGAACCTCGAAAAGGTCATTCGCGGGACAGGGCTGGGTAACGGCATCGTCTCGCAGGAGCAGATGGACCGGGCGGTCAAGTCGCTGGCTCAAGACGTCAAGATCGTTAGCCAGGAAGACAACCTGTTCACGATATCCGCCGATGTGGGCAAAGGCAGCCTGTCGGATGCCGACAACGCAAAGCTCAGTCGCGACGTCGTCCAGAAGCTGATCGACATCTTCCGCGAAGAAAATATCGCCGGCAACCGCGGCGAAGTGGCCGACACGTTGGTGTTCCTCGACCAGCAGCTCGACCAGCGCAAGAACGATCTCGATGCAGCCGAGCAGAAGCTTTCCAAGTTCGAGGCCGAACACCCTGAACTGATCGGTGGAAGCACGGCGATTTCGGGGCGCATCGCCGCCACGCAAGACCAGTTGCGCGGGGTCGACGCGGATCTCGCCGCAGCGCAGAGTTCGCTTGCCGCGATCACTGGCCAGCTCGCCTCGACGCCGCGAACTCTCGCGATCGGGGCCGACGGTAGCGGCAGCGCACTGGCACAGGCGCAAGGACAGCTTGCCGCGATGCAGGCGCGCGGCCTGACCGACAGTCATCCCGACGTGATCGCGATGAAGAAGCAGATCGCGCTGCTCCAGCGCGCGGGCGGCGGCGCTGCGGGCGGGATACCGAACCCGGCCTATTCATCGCTGGTTGCGACCAAGGCCGAGCGCGAAGCGAACGTCCAGGCGCTCTTGTCGCGAAAGGTCGCTTTGCAATCCGACCTCTCGAAGTCGCTGGCAGATCAGTCGACCGAGCCGACGGTTTCGGCCGAGGCCAACCGGATCAGCCGCGATTACGACGTGCTCAAGAAGCAATACGATAGCCTCTTGCAGGACCGCGAGGAAATGCGCCTGCGCGGCCAGGTCGAAAGCGAACGAGCGAGCTTCAAGTTCGACGTGGTCGATCCGCCTACAATGCCGCTCAAGCCCGCTTCGCCAAACCGTCCGCTGCTGCTCTTCGGCGTGCTGATCGTCGGGTTGGGCGCAGGCGTCGGTGCCGCATTCGCGCTCGGCCAGCTTCGGTCGACCTTTGCCACCGCAAACGGGCTCGAACGCGGGTTGGACCTGCCTGTGATCGGGACGATTTCCGAGAGTTTGAGCGAGGGCGCAAAGCTATTGAACGCCAAGCGGATGAAGCTCTTTTACGCCGGGAGCGGATCGCTGTTCGGCCTGTTCTTGGTGCTGCTGACGGTCGAATTCGTCCAGCGCGGCATGGTGGCGTGAGGAGATTGCGATGACCGACCAGAGCAATATCCCTGTCCCCGGTGAAGGCGAGGAAGAGCGGGCAAGCTCGTTGTTCGAGCGTGCCAGCGGTGCGTTCGGCTTTGACGCGTTCCGACCGTCCCCGGTTCCCGGCAAGCTGGCAGAACCACCGATGAAGCGCGCGCGCATGGTCAAGAAGGCCGAAGCAGCCCAGGAAGCGCCTTATGCCGCACCGGTCGAAGACAGCTTCGAAGCAGTGACGACGAATGTTCCTGCCACGGTGCCGTCGGCACCGGTAGTGATCGAAGGGCCTGCCTCGGCGGTCAAATTCGCGGGCGAGAAGCATCCGGTCGATCGCAAGCGGCTCAAGGAACGCGGCATGATCGTGCCCGACGGCAAGGTAAGTTCGCTGCTCGAGGAATTCCGCATCGTGAAGCGCCAGCTGATCGCCTCTGCCGACCAAATCGGTACTGCGCGCTCGCGCCGCATCCTGGTGTGCTCACCGCTTCCGGGCGAAGGCAAGACCTTCACGTCGGTCAACCTCGCGATCGCGATGGCGAGCGAGCGCGACGGCGAAGTGCTGCTGGTCGATGCCGATTTTGCCAAGCCGTCGGTGCTTTCGACGCTCGGCCTGCCCAAGGGACCTGGCCTTCTCGACGCACTTTCCGATCCGTCGCTCAAGGTCGAGGACCTGGTGATCGGGACTGATATTCCGGGCTTGTGGATTCTTCCCGCGGGCAATCAGACCGACGCAGACAGCGAATGGCTGGCGAGCGCCCGCACGGCCGAAGTGCTCGACCGGCTGACCGCCGGCGCGCCGCACCGAATGGTGATCTTCGACAGTCCGCCTGCGCTCGCCGCGTCACCTGCCGCCGATCTTGCCAAACACGTCGGGCAAGCACTCCTCGTCGCCCGTGCGGACCAGACCGGCCGCAGTGCGCTTGAGGATGCGGTCCAGCTGCTCGGCGCGTGCCCGGACATCAAGCTCCTGCTCAATGCTGCCACTTTCAGCCCGAGCGGTCGGCGCTTCGGGACATATTACGGGTACGAAGGGTAAGCCGATGAAACGCAACGCCCTCTATCTAGCGAGTGCGATCAGCGCAGTGGCTTTTGCCGCGCCGGCGATCGCGCAATCCGCGCCCGAAACGCGTGAACATCGCGCCGGGCCCGTGCAGATTGCGCCCTACATTGAAGCGAGCCAGGTGATCTCCAGCCAGATTTCGCCGGGCAACGAGACCGTCACTTATACGCAAGTGGCTGCCGGCGTCGATGCGACGGTTACCGGACGCAACAACGGCGGTTCGGCGTCGATCCGTTACGAACGCACCTTCGGCTACGACAATCAGGTGTCAGATAGCTCGACGCTCAGCGGCGTCGTGCGCGGTTATGGCTCGATCGTTCCGCAGGCAGTAACCTTCGAAGCGGGCGGCCTTGCCGCACGGACGCGGATCAACGGTAACGGCACTTCCTCGCTGGCCATCAGCGGGAGCAATGTCGCCGAAAGCAAGGTCTACGCGGCCTACGCTGGGCCGAACGTCCACGCCCAGCTCGGCGACGCACAGGTCAATGCCAACTATCGCCTCGGTTACGCGCGGGTCGACGCGCCGAACGCTACGCCGGTTGCGCCTGGCGCGCAGCCGACCCAGGTGTTCGAGGACAGTTGGGCGCAAAGTGCCAACCTCCATGTCGGAACCCGTCCGGGCGAACCGCTTCCGGTCGGTGTCGGCGCTGGCGTAGGCTACAACCGCGAAGATATTTCCAACCTCGACCAGCGGCTGGAGGATTTCCACACGCGCGGCGACGTGACCGTGCCGGTTTCGCCGAACGTCGCGCTGGTCGGCGGCGCAGGGTACGAGAAGGTCCAGGTGTCGAGCCGCGATGCGCTGCGCGACGCCAATGGCAACCCGGTGGTCGATTCCGCCGGCCGGTTCGTGACCGACAAAAGCGCACCACGCCAGATCGCCTACGATACCTCGGGCCTGATCTGGGACGTGGGCGTGATGTGGCGTCCGTCGCCGCGCACGTCGCTGGAAGCGCACGTCGGTCGCCGCTACGATTCGACCACTTACTACAGCAGCTTTGCGTGGGCACCGAGCCGTCGCAGCGCACTCAATATTGCCGCGTATGACGGGATCACCGGGTTCGGCGGCCAGTTGACGACTGCGCTGGCGGCGCTGCCGACCGACTTCACCGCCAATCGCAATGCGGTGACTGGTGACCTCACCGGATGCGTTGCCAGCCTCCAGGGCGGCAGCTGCCTCACCGGTGCGCTCGGTTCGATCCGTTCGGCGGTGTTCCGCGGACGCGGGATCGCCGCGACCTACGCCGAGCAGGTGGGCCGCATGAGCGCCGGCGTGGGTGCGGGCTATGATCGTCGCACCTTCATTGCTGCACCGGGGACTGTCCTGGCTGTGGCCAATGGCGTGATCGACGAGAGCTATTGGGCATCGGCTTTTGCATCGGGCCAGATCGACCGTCGGTCGAGCTTTGCAGTCAACGCGCACGTGAACTGGCTCAAGAGCGGCTTCGCCAACGGCGGCGACGCCACGATTTACGGCGCTTCCGCAGCGTACCGCCGATACCTGTTGCAAGGACTTTCGGCGAACGCCGGGGTCGCGCTCGACCGCATCGACAGCGACGTTGTCGGCGAAAGTATTAGCAACGCGGCGGCCCGCCTCGGCCTGCGCTACGATTTCTGATTCACGGGGGACGAAGAGCGATGTTCGACGACTTTTACAAGCTGACGGCGCGACCGTTCCAGCTGACGCCCGATCCGGATTTCTATTTCGAGAGTGCGACGCACCGCAAGGCGCTGTCGTATCTCGGCTACGGGATGGCTCAGGGGGAAGGCTTCATCGTCATCACCGGCGAGGTCGGCGCGGGTAAATCCACGCTGGTCGCGCACCTGATGAAGAAGATCGACCCGGCGCAGATGACCGTCGGCCAGATCGTCACCAGCAATCTCGACGGCGAGGAAATGGTCCACGTTGCTGCGCAGGCCTTCGGGATCGAGGTTGACGGCCACGACAAGGCCGCAGCGCTGGGGGCGATCGAGAATTTCCTGCATGAGGAAGCGCGCGCGGGACGTCGTTGCCTGCTGATCGTGGACGAATCGCAAAACCTCAGCGTGGAAGCGCTCGAGGAGCTGCGGATGCTGTCGAATTTCCAGCTCGGCTCGCACCCGTTGTTGCAGACGCTGCTGCTCGGCCAGCCCGAGTTCAAGCAGGTCCTCGCCCAGCACAGCGAACTCGAGCAGCTGCGCCAGCGGGTGATCGCCGCGCACCACCTCGAAGCGATGGGTGCTGCCGAAATCCAGCCGTATATCGAGCACCGTCTCGAATGCGTCGGCTGGGAAGGCAACCCGGCGTTCGATCAGCGGGTGTTCGCTGAGCTTCACGAAGCAACCGGCGGTATCCCGCGTCGGGTGAACCAGGTGATGACCCGGTTGATGCTGCTCGGCGCGGTCGAACAGCGTACCCGGATCGATTCGGCGATGCTCTCTGCGGTGCTCAAGGAAATGGAGCACGATTCGACCTTCCCCGAAGCGATGCCCAAGCCGCTGCCGAAAATCGACGTGGCGCCGACGCCCGGCCCGATCAAGCACGCGGTCTATCCCTCGGCCGCGCCCAAGCCGAGGGTCGAAGAGCTGCTGGCAACTCGCGACGGACAGATCGCCCAGCTGCAGCAGGCGATTGCAGAACTTAGCGACGCGCGGACCAACGGTCCGAGCATCCCGACCGATTGGTTCGACCGGGTGGCAGAGCTCGAGCGCCGCATTTCCGAGCAGGACAAGGCAGTGCGCGAAGTGCTGTCGATGCTGATCGAATGGTTCGAGGAAGAGATGGAGCGCAAGGCGGCGTGACGCAAATGGGATCCATGGCCCGGCTGACGATCCCCCGCCGGCGCATAGCCAACGGGCTGTCGGTCGATGTCGAGGATTGGTTCCAGGTCGGTGCGTTCGAGAACGTGATCGAACGCGATTCGTGGGAGGCACTGCCCAACCGCGTGTCCGACAACGTCTTGCGCATCCTTGACCTGTTTGCCGAGGCCAACGTTAAGGCGACGTTCTTCACGCTTGGATGGGTGGCGCGTCGCAATGCCGGATTGATGCGCCGGATCGTCAATGCGGGCCACGAGATGGCGAGCCACGGATGGGATCACGCACGCGTCTTCACTCTGGGTCCGAAGGCATTCGCGGAAGATCTCGAACGCGCGCGGATGACGCTGGAAGATGCGACCGGGGTGCAGGTGATCGGTTACCGCGCGCCGAGCTTCTCGATCGACCAGCGTACGCCGTGGGCGTACGATGTTCTGGCCGAACAGGGCTACGCCTACTCCTCGTCGGTCGCGCCGATCGTCCACGATCATTACGGCTGGCGTAACGCTCCGCGTTTTGCCTTCCAGCCGCTGGCGCATAGCCCATTGATCGAGATCCCGGTGACCACCGCTATCCTTGGCGGGAAGCGGGTCGCTGCCGGTGGCGGCGGGTTCTTCCGCGTACTCCCATATGCGTTCAGCCGCTGGGCGATCCGGCAGGTCAATCGGGCCGAGCGACGCCCTGCCGTATTCTATTTCCACCCGTGGGAGATCGATCCCGACCAGCCTCGGGTGCCCGATGCGCCGCTGCGCTCGCGTTTCCGCCACTACACAAACCTCGACAAGATGGCCGGCAAGCTGACCGAACTCATCCATGACTTCGACTGGTGCCGGATGGATCAGGTCGCCCATCGCGAAGCGATCCGCGCCGAGCGGCTCGCGGCGTGAACGCGCCGTTTCCCCTGTGCCGCGAAGCGCTGTCGCTGGTCGATCTCGCCGATCCCGGTGAGGTAGGCCGGATCGAAGCCTTCGTGGCGGAAATGGGCGGTAGCCTGTTTCATCGTCCCGCATGGATTCGCGCGGTGGAGCAGGGCACCGGGCAACGCGCGCACGGCATTGTGGCCGAACGAGGCGGCGCGATCACCGGCTGGCTGCCGCTGACCGAAGTGCATTCTCTCTTGTTTCCTCGGGCGCTGGTCTCGAGCGGGTTTGGAGTTGGCGGCGGACCGCTCGCAGCAAATGAATTGACCAAGCTTCGGCTGTGCGAAGCTGCAGCCGAACTGGCGCAGCGCCTGGCGTGTGCTTCTGTCGAACTCAGGAGCGGCACCGCGCCTGATGACTGGATCGTGCGCTCCGACAGCCACGCCAATTTCAGCGGCGAGCTGGTCGATGACGACGATGCCCAACTGCTCGCAATCCCGCGAAAGCAGCGTGCGGAAGTGCGCAAGGGCCTGCAGCACGATTTCGGCGTAAGTGTCGGCGGCGATCGCTATCATCGCTCAGCGCAATACGCACTCTACGCGGAAAGCGTCCGCAACCTAGGTACGCCGGTGTTCCCCAGGTCGCTGTTCGACGCGATGCTCGATGCATTCGGCGACGATGCCGACATCCTGCTGGTGAGCGACCACGGCGCGCCGCAAGCTGCCGTGCTGACCTTCTATCATTGCGGCGTTGCGATGCCCTATTGGGGCGGCGGCAACTGGCTTGCCCGCGCAACCCGCGCCAACGAACGGATGTATTACGAGCTGATGCTCCATGCGCGCCGCAAGGGCTGCTCCCGGTTCGACTTCGGTCGCTCGAAGCTCGGCAGCGGTGCGTTCGCCTACAAGAAAAACTGGGGCTTCGAGCCCGAGCCGCTGGCCTATGCGACTTGGACCGCGCCCGATCTGCAGGCGCGGGACGTCGACCCCACCAGCGATGCCTATTCGGCGAAGATCGCGCTGTGGAAGAAGCTTCCGCTGGCCATTTCGAACCGGATCGGACCGGTTATTGCGCGCGGGCTTGCCTGATGGGCGAGACGCTCTTCCTTGCCCATCGCATCCCGTTCCCGCCCGACCGGGGGGACAAGATTCGTTCG
Above is a window of Tsuneonella mangrovi DNA encoding:
- a CDS encoding FemAB family XrtA/PEP-CTERM system-associated protein; this encodes MNAPFPLCREALSLVDLADPGEVGRIEAFVAEMGGSLFHRPAWIRAVEQGTGQRAHGIVAERGGAITGWLPLTEVHSLLFPRALVSSGFGVGGGPLAANELTKLRLCEAAAELAQRLACASVELRSGTAPDDWIVRSDSHANFSGELVDDDDAQLLAIPRKQRAEVRKGLQHDFGVSVGGDRYHRSAQYALYAESVRNLGTPVFPRSLFDAMLDAFGDDADILLVSDHGAPQAAVLTFYHCGVAMPYWGGGNWLARATRANERMYYELMLHARRKGCSRFDFGRSKLGSGAFAYKKNWGFEPEPLAYATWTAPDLQARDVDPTSDAYSAKIALWKKLPLAISNRIGPVIARGLA
- a CDS encoding preprotein translocase subunit YajC codes for the protein MKRNALYLASAISAVAFAAPAIAQSAPETREHRAGPVQIAPYIEASQVISSQISPGNETVTYTQVAAGVDATVTGRNNGGSASIRYERTFGYDNQVSDSSTLSGVVRGYGSIVPQAVTFEAGGLAARTRINGNGTSSLAISGSNVAESKVYAAYAGPNVHAQLGDAQVNANYRLGYARVDAPNATPVAPGAQPTQVFEDSWAQSANLHVGTRPGEPLPVGVGAGVGYNREDISNLDQRLEDFHTRGDVTVPVSPNVALVGGAGYEKVQVSSRDALRDANGNPVVDSAGRFVTDKSAPRQIAYDTSGLIWDVGVMWRPSPRTSLEAHVGRRYDSTTYYSSFAWAPSRRSALNIAAYDGITGFGGQLTTALAALPTDFTANRNAVTGDLTGCVASLQGGSCLTGALGSIRSAVFRGRGIAATYAEQVGRMSAGVGAGYDRRTFIAAPGTVLAVANGVIDESYWASAFASGQIDRRSSFAVNAHVNWLKSGFANGGDATIYGASAAYRRYLLQGLSANAGVALDRIDSDVVGESISNAAARLGLRYDF
- a CDS encoding XrtA/PEP-CTERM system-associated ATPase, producing the protein MFDDFYKLTARPFQLTPDPDFYFESATHRKALSYLGYGMAQGEGFIVITGEVGAGKSTLVAHLMKKIDPAQMTVGQIVTSNLDGEEMVHVAAQAFGIEVDGHDKAAALGAIENFLHEEARAGRRCLLIVDESQNLSVEALEELRMLSNFQLGSHPLLQTLLLGQPEFKQVLAQHSELEQLRQRVIAAHHLEAMGAAEIQPYIEHRLECVGWEGNPAFDQRVFAELHEATGGIPRRVNQVMTRLMLLGAVEQRTRIDSAMLSAVLKEMEHDSTFPEAMPKPLPKIDVAPTPGPIKHAVYPSAAPKPRVEELLATRDGQIAQLQQAIAELSDARTNGPSIPTDWFDRVAELERRISEQDKAVREVLSMLIEWFEEEMERKAA
- a CDS encoding XrtA system polysaccharide deacetylase; translated protein: MGSMARLTIPRRRIANGLSVDVEDWFQVGAFENVIERDSWEALPNRVSDNVLRILDLFAEANVKATFFTLGWVARRNAGLMRRIVNAGHEMASHGWDHARVFTLGPKAFAEDLERARMTLEDATGVQVIGYRAPSFSIDQRTPWAYDVLAEQGYAYSSSVAPIVHDHYGWRNAPRFAFQPLAHSPLIEIPVTTAILGGKRVAAGGGGFFRVLPYAFSRWAIRQVNRAERRPAVFYFHPWEIDPDQPRVPDAPLRSRFRHYTNLDKMAGKLTELIHDFDWCRMDQVAHREAIRAERLAA
- a CDS encoding AAA family ATPase, yielding MTDQSNIPVPGEGEEERASSLFERASGAFGFDAFRPSPVPGKLAEPPMKRARMVKKAEAAQEAPYAAPVEDSFEAVTTNVPATVPSAPVVIEGPASAVKFAGEKHPVDRKRLKERGMIVPDGKVSSLLEEFRIVKRQLIASADQIGTARSRRILVCSPLPGEGKTFTSVNLAIAMASERDGEVLLVDADFAKPSVLSTLGLPKGPGLLDALSDPSLKVEDLVIGTDIPGLWILPAGNQTDADSEWLASARTAEVLDRLTAGAPHRMVIFDSPPALAASPAADLAKHVGQALLVARADQTGRSALEDAVQLLGACPDIKLLLNAATFSPSGRRFGTYYGYEG
- a CDS encoding XrtA system polysaccharide chain length determinant; the protein is MNEVFEELRAAAYSAWHRKWLVLAVAWGVCVLGWMAVAMVPNKYESSARIYVQLDDVLTDQLNIANGGKDQIARVRQTLASAVNLEKVIRGTGLGNGIVSQEQMDRAVKSLAQDVKIVSQEDNLFTISADVGKGSLSDADNAKLSRDVVQKLIDIFREENIAGNRGEVADTLVFLDQQLDQRKNDLDAAEQKLSKFEAEHPELIGGSTAISGRIAATQDQLRGVDADLAAAQSSLAAITGQLASTPRTLAIGADGSGSALAQAQGQLAAMQARGLTDSHPDVIAMKKQIALLQRAGGGAAGGIPNPAYSSLVATKAEREANVQALLSRKVALQSDLSKSLADQSTEPTVSAEANRISRDYDVLKKQYDSLLQDREEMRLRGQVESERASFKFDVVDPPTMPLKPASPNRPLLLFGVLIVGLGAGVGAAFALGQLRSTFATANGLERGLDLPVIGTISESLSEGAKLLNAKRMKLFYAGSGSLFGLFLVLLTVEFVQRGMVA